One window of Vespula pensylvanica isolate Volc-1 chromosome 17, ASM1446617v1, whole genome shotgun sequence genomic DNA carries:
- the LOC122635174 gene encoding E3 ubiquitin-protein ligase Su(dx): protein MSHCKKGPLSSGFYQLDIIIEGAVLRSSSFLKPNPYIEISVDGERLLTTDVSKSTYQPKWEERFHVLVKPYSQVHFRLFDHSTFRKDTLLGEKRISLFQILSHYNGKLENLELTFDLMNSNKHDFCSNKIGELVTVFDGLTIDINDITPIHDTQLPKTGELDTLFDNLRIDLNNSIPSNTNESLCQVQCTVPDGASSSETVSNCSVLNGGVRGRMRLHSNETATPSSMYCGQANAHHSSTYNTNANQSGIDKHNSTQHHKPHENDKPGSSKMCSIHLANGHAIPMSDKPVAQTAEKPMNRTSERHTTSLIDGCRPSRSELSTNHNISEGRPISRPEQSSSVPNTNERLTNFRADQSASNSASDGRTVSQSEPLSNVNTCSTSRVESTSLPNTETRSDHLSETRGATRSEQNNSILLPHCIPRSEQSILNTVSDSRTIPHSEEFTTNNLPESRSLTRMVQPTVSLTGQPTMPVAGQSIIQPGSSVMLPEVENTCHSEEPLPPGWEMRCDGYSRRYYVDHNTRSTSWERPQPLPPGWEVRRDPRGRIYYVDHNTRSTTWQRPNTERLQHFQQWQGERQYVVQQGNQRFLYPQPLGTAAAVAGSLTSAMPDDDDILGPLPAGWERRKQPEGRVYYVNHKNRTTQWEDPRTQGQETGIDEPPLPDGWEIRLTEDGVRYFVDHNTRTTTFQDPRPGAPKGPKGVYRVPRAYERSFRWKLSQFRFLCQTNALPNHIKISVSRQTLFEDSYHQIMNAEAFALRRRLYIIFKGEEGLDYGGVSREWFFLLSHEVLNPMYCLFEYANKSNYSLQINPASYVNPDHLQYFKFIGRFIAMALYHGRFIYSGFTMPFFKRMLNKKLVMKDIESIDPEFYKSLIWIKENNIDECALELYYSVDFEILGQVIHHELKENGDKIRVVEDNKEEYIRLMTEWRMTRGIEEQTKAFLDGFNSVVPLEWLKYFDERELELMLCGMQEIDVEDWQRNTIYRHYTRNSKQVLWFWQFVTRTDSEKRARLLQFVTGTCRVPVGGFAELMGSNGPQRFCIEKVGKDTWLPRSHTCFNRLDLPPYKSYDQLVEKLNYAIEETEGFGQE from the exons ATGTCCCACTGTAAAAAAGGTCCTTTGTCATCAGGATTTTATCAATTAGATATCATAA ttgAAGGGGCAGTATTAAGAAGCTCATCATTCTTGAAACCTAATCCATACATAGAAATTTCAGTGGATGGTGAAAGACTTCTTACGACAGATGTATCCAAATCCACATATCAACCAAAATGGGAAGAAAGATTTCATGTATTGGTCAAACCATATTCCCAAGTgcattttcgtttatttgacCATAGCACATTTAGGAAAGATACATTattaggagaaaaaagaataagtttatttcaaattttgtcTCATTATAATGGAAAATTGGAAAATTTGGAGCTGACATTTGATTTGATGAATTCAAATAAACATGATTTCTGTTCTAACAAAATCGGAGAACTAGTAACTGTGTTTGATGGATTAACAATAGATATCAATGATATTACACCTATTCATGATACTCAGTTACCAAAAACTGGAGAATTGGATACACTGTTTGATAACTTGAGAATTGATCTTAATAATTCTATACCAAGTAATACTAATGAATCATTATGCCAAGTTCAATGTACCGTACCAGATG GTGCTAGCAGCAGTGAAACTGTAAGTAATTGCAGTGTGTTAAATGGAGGAGTACGTGGACGAATGAGATTACATTCCAATGAAACTGCCACACCATCGTCAATGTATTGTGGTCAAGCTAATGCTCACCATAGTTCTACATATAACACTAATGCAAATCAATCTGGTATAGATAAACACAATTCTACTCAACATCACAAACCacatgaaaatgataaacCAGGAAGTAGTAAAATGTGTTCAATTCACTTAGCAAATGGACATGCTATTCCTATGTCAGATAAACCAGTAGCCCAAACAGCAGAAAAACCAATGAATAGAACGTCAGAACGACATACGACATCTTTGATCGATGGATGCAGACCATCGCGTTCAGAATTGTCAACCAATCATAACATATCAGAGGGACGTCCAATTTCTCGCCCAGAACAGTCTTCGTCCGTTCCTAATACAAACGAACGTTTGACGAATTTTAGAGCAGATCAATCTGCATCGAATTCAGCTTCGGATGGACGTACAGTTTCTCAGTCAGAACCTTTATCTAATGTAAATACATGTTCAACTTCGCGAGTAGAATCGACATCGCTACCTAATACAGAAACACGATCAGATCATTTATCCGAAACTCGTGGAGCTACTCGATCTGAACAAAATAACAGTATTCTTCTTCCACATTGTATTCCTCGTTCAGAGCAATCTATATTAAATACAGTATCAGATAGTCGCACTATTCCACATTCTGAAGAATTTACAACAAATAATTTACCAGAGTCTCGTTCGCTTACTAGAATGGTTCAACCAACAGTTTCATTGACAGGGCAACCTACAATGCCTGTAGCTGGACAATCTATCATACAACCTGGATCTTCAGTAATGCTTCCAGAAGTTGAAAATACATGTCATTCGGAGGAACCTCTTCCACCTGGATGGGAAATGAGATGTGATGGCTATAGTCGAAg GTATTATGTTGATCATAACACAAGAAGTACATCGTGGGAAAGACCGCAGCCATTACCACCAGGATGGGAAGTACGCAGAGATCCTAGAGGTAGAATTTATTATGTGGATCATAATACAAGAAGTACAACATGGCAGAGACCAAATACAGAAAGATTGCAGCATTTCCAACAGTGGCAAGGTGAAAGACAATATGTCGTTCAACAAGGCAATCAACGATTTCTTTATCCTCAA CCTCTTGGGACAGCAGCCGCTGTAGCAGGATCCTTAACGTCTGCTATgcctgatgatgatgatattctTGGACCATTACCAGCTGGTTGGGAAAGACGTAAGCAACCAGAAGGTCGAGTATACTatgtaaatcataaaaatcgaACGACTCAATGGGAAGATCCTCGTACGCAAGGACAAGAAACAGGAATAGATGAACCACCATTACCAGATGGTTGGGAAATTAGACTGACAGAAGACGGTGTTCGATATTTCGTGGACCACAATACAAGAACAACAACATTCCAAGATCCAAGGCCAGGTGCACCAAAAgg ACCAAAAGGAGTTTACCGAGTACCAAGGGCATATGAAAGATCATTTCGTTGGAAATTATCCCAATTTCGTTTCTTATGTCAAACCAATGCATTACCCAATCATATAAAGATTAGTGTAAGTCGACAAACATTATTTGAAGATTCTTATCATCAAATAATGAATGCAGAAGCATTTGCGCTTAGGcgaagattatatattatttttaaaggagaagaaggtttGGATTATGGAGGTGTATCTAG aGAATGGTTCTTCTTATTGAGTCACGAAGTTCTAAATCCTATGTATTGTTTATTTGAATATGCTAATAAAAGCAATTATAGCTTGCAAATAAATCCTGCATCTTATGTCAATCCTGatcatttacaatattttaaatttattggCAGATTTATTGCAATG GCTCTTTACCATGGACGATTTATCTATAGTGGTTTTACTATgccattttttaaaagaatgttaaataaaaaactagTTATGAAAGATATAGAATCTATTGATCCAGAATTCTACAAGTCTCTTATAtggataaaagagaataatattgaTGAATGTGCCCTAGAATTGTATTATAGCGTTGACTTCGAAATTCTTGGACAGGTCATTCATcatgaattaaaagaaaacggTGATAAGATTAGAGTTGTTGAAgacaataaagaagaatatattag ATTAATGACTGAATGGAGAATGACCAGAGGTATAGAAGAACAAACCAAGGCCTTTTTAGATGGATTTAATTCAGTTGTACCATTAGAAtggttaaaatattttgatgaaCGTGAATTGGAGTTAATGCTTTGCGGTATGCAAGAAATCGATGTAGAAGATTGGCAACGTAATACTATTTATAGACATTATACGCGTAATAGTAAGCAGGTTCTATGGTTCTGGCAG TTCGTTACAAGAACGGACAGTGAGAAAAGGGCTCGCCTTTTACAATTTGTAACTGGTACTTGCAGAGTTCCTGTTGGAGGATTTGCTGAATTAATGG GAAGTAACGGACCCCAACGATTTTGTATTGAAAAAGTTGGAAAAGACACATGGTTGCCAAGATCTCACACTTGTTTTAATAGACTCGACTTACCACCATATAAGAGTTATGATCAATTGGTAGAGAAGTTAAATTATGCAATTGAAGAAACTGAAGGTTTTGgtcaagaataa